From Lycium ferocissimum isolate CSIRO_LF1 chromosome 12, AGI_CSIRO_Lferr_CH_V1, whole genome shotgun sequence, one genomic window encodes:
- the LOC132040649 gene encoding defensin-like protein 1 isoform X2, whose translation MNNKVILAFLFCFLLIASNGGEAKVCQRRSKTWSGPCINTGNCSRQCKNQEDARFGACHRNGFGFACFCYFNC comes from the exons ATGAACAACAAAGTCATTCTAGCATTCCTGTTTTGTTTCCTCCTTATTGCATCCAATG GAGGAGAGGCAAAAGTATGCCAAAGGCGCAGCAAGACATGGTCAGGGCCTTGTATTAACACTGGCAATTGCAGCCGTCAATGCAAGAATCAAGAGGATGCTCGCTTTGGAGCTTGTCACAGAAATGGCTTTGGATTTGCTTGTTTCTGCTATTTCAACTGCTAA
- the LOC132040649 gene encoding defensin-like protein 1 isoform X1, whose translation MNNKVILAFLFCFLLIASNEMQGGEAKVCQRRSKTWSGPCINTGNCSRQCKNQEDARFGACHRNGFGFACFCYFNC comes from the exons ATGAACAACAAAGTCATTCTAGCATTCCTGTTTTGTTTCCTCCTTATTGCATCCAATG AGATGCAAGGAGGAGAGGCAAAAGTATGCCAAAGGCGCAGCAAGACATGGTCAGGGCCTTGTATTAACACTGGCAATTGCAGCCGTCAATGCAAGAATCAAGAGGATGCTCGCTTTGGAGCTTGTCACAGAAATGGCTTTGGATTTGCTTGTTTCTGCTATTTCAACTGCTAA